TAAATTGTATGTATAACTAGCATGCCAGGGCAAAGTAAAATGCCATTGGATGGGTTTATTAATATTATAGCTCTGGTGCTAATGATTTCTTCTAGGGAAGTGCCATGTGATGCCCTCAGGTTCTGGGAGCAATTAAGTTAGTACCTGAACTTATTCAGGCTATGACCTACCTGGGATGCAGATCCACCAGTAGCACCAGAGTTTGCATGGTGATCACATCAATCCTCCTGCAGTGGGAGCGGGCCACCTTGAGCACCTGCAGGTAGGTGACACACAGGACTAGAAAGGAGAGGAGGAAGCTCAGCAGGTGGAATAGGACTATAAAAGCCAGGAAGGAGGCTTCTTCTTCTGGTCTTTTGTTGTACAGGGTGCAGGAGCCATAGATCTGATGGAAGCCAATCCAGGACAGACAAAGAGCCACAGTAGGGAAAGCCAGAGAGTGAATCCATGAGTAAAGGAGAATGAGAGCTGCGTCCTGGTACCGCATCTTAGAGTGATAGCTGAGTGGGAAAACCACAGCCACCCAGCGATCAATGCTTAGGGCAGCCATGCTCAGCATGGAGTTACTGGTCAAAAAAGTTTCCAAGAACCCTGCCACCCTGCATAGTCCTTCCCCACCGGGCTGGTGGCCGTGGATCACCCCCACCAGGGTCAAAGGCATGTTAATGACGGTCAGCAGCAGGTTGCACAAGGTCAGGTTGAGAGTGAACAAACCGGGAACCTGCTCGCGTATATCGGGGCAGCCAAGGAAGCAGATCAGCACTACAATGTTGGACAGCAATGCTGCAAGGATCAGCACCACCAGCCAGAGGCAGCCAATCACCCCCCACAGCTCCATTGCTGGAGCATTCTCAGGCTAAGCATGCTGAGTGTCCAGGCTCGGTACCATTTTGCTCTGACTGGTACAATTTCCAGCCCAGGGATGCTGGATCCTCAGAGTGCCCCAATTTCTTCTCCTAGTCATTTAAAAATCCACAAGCTTTCTCTTGAAATTCGCTGATTAGTAAAGCATGGGTGGAGCTGCAGGGATCAGAGGTGTCTGCCCTGGGCACAGGTGAGCAGGTCTGTGGAGATAGTGAATTTTCTGCACATTTCCTATTTCATCCATCCTCTGCGAGCCCACTGTGCTACAAGGGAAAATCAGCAGAAAGCTGTACAGAGAAATTCATGGTTAGGGGAGGGTTTAACCAGACACAGAGCTGCTGCCTCTCTGAGAATCACAGGAAACCTTCTGATGCCCACCTTCCAGCAGGAACATCTGGGGCACCAAGGAGCGCCACACATTATACACAAGGGCTAGAAAGATGCTGATGGAGCTCCCTCTTTAAGGGGGCTCATTCAGATGTGGGGAGCCTTGAGAGTCATTATAAATAACTGATTTCATTTGATTCAATAAAAAAGTGCAATCTCTGAGGTATCTCATCTGGCCCATTTTGTTGTGACCAGGGTAGAATTCTCAGCTTCAAACCTACTGAAAaagaacagaaattaaaaaacagGATGAAAAAGTTGCAATGATCTTTTCCAGAGGCGAATGTGTCATTTGTGGAATTGTAGGAAAGAGGAATTTTTTGAAATGATTCTATGTCTTTGTGGTGTTTAAAGTAGGACAGAGGGCCCTGGACCCATATTACATTGGGAACCAGCAAGAAAGCTTGTTAGGACTGTGGGTACCAATaggagcaggtatagtaggtagagacggtgcctatagtaacagtgggataatagtctctgggaagggagtgtgactgtgggatagcaggtatagtagggagagatggtgcctatagtaacagtggataatagtctctgggaagggaatggaACCGTggaatagtaggtatagtagggagagatggagcctatagtaacagtgggataatagtctctgggaagggagtgtgactgtgggatagcaggtatagtagggagagatggtgtctatagtaacagtggataatagtctctgggaagggagtgtgactgtgggatagcaggtatagtagggagagatggtgcctatagtaacagtgggataatagtctctgggaagggagtgtgactgtgggatagcaggtatagtagggagagatggtgcctatagtaacagtgcataatagtctctgggaagggagtgtgactgtgagatagcaggtatagtagggagagatggtgtctatagtaacagtggataatagtctctgggaagggagtgtgactgtgggatagcaggtatagtagggagagatggtgtctatagtaacagtggataatagtctctgggaagggagtgtgactgtgggatagcaggtatagtagggagagatggtgcctatagtaacagtgggataatagtctctgggaagggagtgtgactgtgggatagcaggtatagtagggagagatggtgcctatagtaacagtgggataatagtctctgggaagggagtgtgactgtgggatagcaggtatagtagggagagatggtgcctatagtaacagtgcataatagtctctgggaagggagtgtgactgtgagatagcaggtatagtagggagagatggtgtctatagtaacagtggataatagtctctgggaagggagtgtgactgtgggatagcaggtatagtagggagagatggtgcctatagtaccagtgggataatagtttttgggaagggagtgtgactgtgggatagcaggtatagtagggagagatggtgcctatagtaacagtgcataatagtctctgggaagcaggggcgtaactatagaggaagcagaccctgcggctgcaggggggcccacgaggtataggggccccatgaggccctaattcatatacaatttgaataaatattggagaaacaagtcaacctctaaacattttgggggcctgaaaaataatttgctgtggggcccagtaatatctagttacgccactgctgggaagggtggctgtgagatagcaggtatagtaggggggtTGGTACCTATAATTGCAATGGTGGTCTGGCTTTAGGGATAGCAGTTTTCATAGAATGGTGACAGAAAGCAATTATCAGTGATGGACATTCTACACCCTTTCAGTGAAGTACAATGCCCAGCAGAAGTGGTGCTGGATGTGAGGAATTCTTCTTTAGGTAAATAATGGACACCTGCAAAATCGATTTTGGTCTATGTCCAgtcaacattaaaaaaagagCAGCTGGAATGGGAATGCCTTACAGCCCAGATCAGTTATTAAATTCTTCTTTCATCTCCTCTAATTATAACACCTCTAACGCAATTGAATTTGCAGACACTGTAGGGTTAATATGATAGCTGCATATAGTACACGAGATAAGAAGAAACACGTACTATATAAAACATGAGGATATAGTGATGATAATTTGCCTGAGgcattgcacagattattatCTTTCCCAGATCCACCAACTTTGCCAGGCACAGCTCAGTGATGTTTCATGTAAAGGAGGAGTAGAAACAAGTGCCTTGACAGAGAAACATTACAATCAATCAAGCTCTGAAAgtgataatattttataaaagcaaTAAATCAAATTGGATTAACACTTCCTAGGCAaaactgaaatacaaaaaatgtagtGCATGATCTATGgaataaaggaaggagaaagagCAAAATACTAATAAAGAGAGAAGGAGGAGGAAAGATTTATATAGAATATGAGTAAGTAAAAAGCAAGTAGGTAAAATCCAACATCGAAGTCAAAAGGAAGGTAGATACACTAACTGATGTAGGGAAGTGGAACAAAAGCGTTAAGTCAAATACATgaacgggacctgttatccagaatgcttggaacctggggttttctggataatggattttttctttctgtaaattggatcttcataccttaaaggggaagaaaagtctAGAATagtataaggctagaaatgctgtattttgtatactaaacataaacatgaacttactgcaccacaagcctaatcaaacaaatgatttatgctttcaaagttggctacagggggtcaccatcttgtaactttgttatacatctttgcaagaccaagactgtgcacatgctcagtgtggtctgggctgcttagggatcgtcataaattatcaaaaccgcacaagtcaaataatatctgccagaagccgatacagcaagactgattaataatcagaatatacagactgcactgggtcctgtgttgtcatgtaatctaatgtggattttatagtttttgtattgtttaatacaaactttctccaactctgcagaaccagtggctgcagcaaaataatcctccaaattgaatcccagtttatctgtttaaatctggctctatgatctttgtccctgcagctggactTGGAAACACTAAAGGGGATGTAACGGCAGAAAAAAgaccaatacaaatctctacacagtcactgactgctctatagggaaacaaacaaagctgcttgagttctgcatggctgggaagtaagacgggggctccccctgctgttcataagtatgattgtttccctgctcagcagttagggactgtcagacaattcctatccacagcagtaaatgaaggcagaatttcattgcatacagtcaggtttcttataaaaatggtagacattttttaattaaagtatattggagataagtttcttttttcattgaagaaagtaaaaatgggattttatttttttgtctttacataccctttaagtctgctaaaaatcatgtaaacattaaacaaatccaataaggttttgcttccaataaggattaattatatcttagtttggatcaagtacaaggtactgttttatttttacagagaaaaacgaaataattgtttaaaattttgattatttgtataaaatggagtctatgggagacggcatttccgTTATTTGAAGCTTTAttaataacgggtttccagataacagatcccaaacctgtacttgaTAAACTAACTGATAAGTTATAAAGGGCCAGTGGGTAAATCCATGGCCAGAAAGTAGAaggcaaatacatttgtaaaaagagCAAAACGGTAATACTGAATATGAAAACAGAGAGGAAGGTGAATAAACTGATGGGGGaggggtaaaaaaaacctcagactTTCAGTTGTCAACAGGACAATATATTCAGAACTTTATATACTTATAACTTACTTTTTCTATTGTGGAGGGTGGGTTGCCATCACCTGAAGAGGCAGGTTGGCAGTAGGCAGAACCCAACCTTGCAGTTAAGTGCCCAGAACTGGAGGACATTGGGTTGGCTGCTCTACCATCTGCCCTAACAGACTTGTTGCATATTCAGAGAGCGAGTGGGAATATGCAGTTGCAAGGGGGAAtgttatggcacacacaaactcAGAAAAGGgcatttaatatttttcattaataacCAGACCTGATGAAGATGAAAACATCTGATGAGCCACAATCCTGCATatctgcatactgtatatgttcaatATAGATGAATGCTGGACTATTTAATAATCCCCATAATTCatctactttatttattttgacttGTAACAACTCATCCCCCGAGAGATATCAAGTCATCTCCCCGGTGAGATCAGCTCTGTGCAATTGCTAATACAAACCTATACATACCctagatatatagacagacagacagatagatagatagatagacagacagacagacagacagacagacagacagatagacagatagacagataatagatagatagatagatagatagatagatagatagatagatagatagatagatagatagatagattagatagatagatagatagattagatagatagatagatagatagatagatagatagatagatagatagatagatagatagatagataatagatagatgatagatagatgataaatgaaagatagatagataaacccGCATCTAACCCTAACCTGcccacaaacaagggaaagttgtcaCCAAAAGGTCTGAACCTTTTATTGGCAACCACTTGGATCACCTGACTATCGCTGAGCTGAGTTTAGAATTGCCCATACCACTGAAGTAACTGGGTGACAAATAAACATCCCTTGGACTATCCCCTGGAGTCATTAATAATGTACAAACCTGGGAGTACCTGCACTGCAAGGTTCTAGGGAGCCCTGCTTATGGTAAGCCTTAATTACAGGGACCCCTTGCAACTGTCGGCTGAGCTCTGAACTTGCactccatttttattttgccagaaGGTGCATAACTCTGGCACTGGGCTTGTCACAGGGATAATGAAGTTTTTCCTGTAAAGCATTTTACACATTATTTTGCCTCACAAACTAACAGAACACATAGTAGTGCAAAGCACAGGACACATTCTCAACGGTCAAGTCGACGAGGCTCAGGTTACTCAGGGGTGAGACTTTCTATGCAACACTGAATTATTTATTCAGAATGTGAGATATAAATGGCTCACCTCTCACAAATAGCCTCCCACTGCTATTTGTTTTACTTCCGCCATGATAGAGAAATGTATCACCCGacagcccacacacacacacaaacttctCCAGGCAATGACAGCACCTCATTATATGGCACAGATAAAAGGGCTTCACTCCCTGTATGAAATGCACAGAATGGCAATGGCAGATCCTTGACAGCTAGTATAAATCACAGTGCCTGCTCTATAAACACCCACTTTTCCTTTTACCCTGTCTTTTGGCACAGAAATCCGATGATATCAAAGACTTGCAAGTGAATCAACAATTGTGATGTGTTTAGCATATttgaactgatgacatcactatttaTACtgatgtaggagggtaaaggtttagCCAACCTTTATTTCATGAAATCATTTAATAGGGCTTTAGCCAGATAAGAGCTGGACCTAATTTACAGTTTAGTTGGGATGGGGGGGTTTGTTTCCCATTCCTGGGCTAAAGTATTTCCCTGGCAGTTTAGTAACTAACCAGGGGGTGTCAGGGTTCAATAGTCATTAAATGGGGAAGCCACTacatgttctgtctctttggtCCCCACTTGCTGAAGGAGGTGGTGTGCTGGAGAGCCAGGGGAGAAGGTTGGCCTCAGTAGGTAGGAAATAAGTGCAAGAAGTGAGAGGCAGGATCAGGGCAGTaagtagagcagccagaggctccaacaaggaggtcaGGAAAGGTAAGTGCCCTGCAGTGTTCCCGACCAGTATTGGGTCTCAAGGGGTTAGGCTCAGGGATAAGAGATTCCTGAAACAAGGATCCACTGTGAGCTTTGCCTAGCAAAAAAGATCAAGTTCTATGTGTTGTTCCATCTGGTTTACCCTTCCTCTAACAGTACAGAGAGGGCCCACCTGAGAGGAAAGAGTTGTATCTACCAGGTGTTGCAACTGACAGAAGCAAGTGtggggtaaaggtggccatacacgggcaaatgaatgctgccgatatcggttcaGACTGATgtagcagcttatctgccagggTATGAGGCTTCTGGCGGGTCTCCCAATCGATATCAGCCCAAAAAATcagtccagatatcgatcagggaggtttgatttttctgtcgATCAAGGGCTGCATTGGCTAGttgacagggccggatttacatagtgggtgcctgTAGCCTGCCATTTGTTGCCCTGTCTCCTTCCCCATTTATTCATGcgcatatgcaaattttcatcatcaggtctggagcactggggattggcacacaggaaattaaaaaaaaacattgtatttcccacatatccccagtggcttggatgattttttggacagacataatatcaaaggctattgtgatactaagctctatagttagtatgggtatatagaatttaattaaaagtagggaggggtgtatatacagtatggatgctgggttttcatttggaggggttgaacttgatggactgtcttttttaaaccaaatttaactatgtttctgaaccaatatggatgtggttgggcagcatgctgcccctataaaatcttgccgccctaggcctgggccttggtggcctatccacaaatccaggcctgctagtTGATGTGATCCGTCAGTGcccattctctttgttgtaatccgatcgttcggccctagggccgaacgttcggatttaCCCGATATTTTCCTGCTgtgggtgggcatatcggggaaaggtCCGCTCaattggcgaggttgccaaacgagcggatcctattgtgtatggccaccttaagaccaaGTGAAGTAAAAGGTACCAGTAAGCGGGCCGTTTTCATTAAGGTGCAACACTGATGTATTTgtacttttaatgcatttttccttGTCAAGGCTGAATGAAAAGTCATGAAACTACAAGGTTATTCCTACATCCTTATGTAGAGACACATTATTTCTCCTACTACGCAACTTACAATGAGTCATGAAACATGCCCGACATCACGAAGCTCACGTTATAAATGTTTCCATCATTGAgtaccatttataaatatataggatttcTAAGACTTCGCTTCTTCTTTCATTGTACTTGTAACacctttgcatgaaaaaaaaaatcacatcaggtgtgttttattttattagactaTGTACACGGGCGGCAAGTTCAGTTTTATGTAGCCCTATAAGAAAGCTGCAGGGTTGACTTTGATCCGTGAACCTGGAATGTTTGATCATCCTCAAGGGCACGGAGCTCTAAAAACATAGAGAAAAGGAAgtgttatttttaactttttttcttttttatgtgtgTGCAGCTGAATTCTCACAACAAATGAATCAGAAAATAgagctgttaaaggggaactattgcaaaaatgaaaatgaaatataagcttcagcatacggtactcaaaaaatacactttctaaatataatcgatcaaaaattctgtactgattcggaaataatcaagtttatcttcattctgtcttcatacaggagttg
This sequence is a window from Xenopus laevis strain J_2021 chromosome 7S, Xenopus_laevis_v10.1, whole genome shotgun sequence. Protein-coding genes within it:
- the gpr26.S gene encoding G-protein coupled receptor 26, with the translated sequence MELWGVIGCLWLVVLILAALLSNIVVLICFLGCPDIREQVPGLFTLNLTLCNLLLTVINMPLTLVGVIHGHQPGGEGLCRVAGFLETFLTSNSMLSMAALSIDRWVAVVFPLSYHSKMRYQDAALILLYSWIHSLAFPTVALCLSWIGFHQIYGSCTLYNKRPEEEASFLAFIVLFHLLSFLLSFLVLCVTYLQVLKVARSHCRRIDVITMQTLVLLVDLHPSVRQRCLEEQKRRRQRATKKISTFIGTFLLCFSPYVITRLVEISSSTPISSHWGIVSRCLAYSKALSDPFVYCLLRNQYKSCCRDLVNKLLKRSSANSSAQRMNSYVGSLVLTTEQ